One region of Phycicoccus sp. M110.8 genomic DNA includes:
- the cmk gene encoding (d)CMP kinase, producing the protein MSSEHLVVAVDGPSGSGKSSVSRAAATRLGVGYLDTGAMYRAVTWWCLEEGVDLDDRDAVAQAAREIPLVMGTDPSHASVQVSGREIEDDIRTTRVSEAVSKVATNTQVRPVLQQLQRDLMDEIATRTGGVVAEGRDITTVVAPDADVRVLLTASVEARLRRRSRELHGGDDAEAVAATRDQIVRRDEDDSTVSDFMEAADGVTLLDTSDLDFQQSVDALVDLVRSEAPAKVRG; encoded by the coding sequence ATGAGCAGTGAGCACCTCGTCGTGGCCGTCGACGGGCCGTCCGGCTCGGGCAAGTCGAGCGTCTCGCGTGCGGCGGCCACCCGGCTGGGGGTCGGCTACCTCGACACCGGTGCCATGTACCGGGCGGTCACGTGGTGGTGCCTCGAGGAGGGCGTCGACCTCGACGACCGCGACGCGGTGGCACAGGCAGCCCGCGAGATCCCGCTGGTGATGGGGACCGACCCCTCGCACGCCAGCGTCCAGGTCAGCGGCCGCGAGATCGAGGACGACATCCGCACGACCCGGGTGTCCGAGGCCGTCTCGAAGGTCGCCACGAACACCCAGGTGCGCCCCGTCCTGCAGCAGCTGCAGCGCGACCTCATGGACGAGATCGCCACGCGCACCGGGGGAGTCGTCGCCGAGGGGCGCGACATCACCACGGTCGTGGCTCCCGACGCCGACGTCCGGGTGCTGCTGACCGCGAGCGTCGAGGCGCGCCTGCGCCGCCGCTCCCGGGAGCTGCACGGTGGTGACGACGCCGAGGCCGTCGCAGCGACCCGAGACCAGATCGTGCGCCGCGACGAGGACGACTCGACCGTGTCCGACTTCATGGAGGCCGCGGACGGTGTGACCCTGCTCGACACCTCCGACCTGGACTTCCAGCAGAGCGTTGACGCCCTCGTCGACCTCGTCCGCTCGGAGGCGCCGGCCAAGGTGCGCGGGTGA
- a CDS encoding segregation and condensation protein A: protein MAAPEEQAPTPEQDQITPGGVITRRGAVTPFEVHLDVFSGPFDLLLGLISKHKLDITEIALAKVTDEFIAHIKAAREADRDWDLSQASEFLLIAATLLDLKASRLLPQTGPQDEEDLALIEARDLLFARLLQYRAFKDIAFTFAERMATAGRMTARQAGLEPQFAKLLPELVMGITPEQLAMIAAKAMTPKVAPSVGLDHLHAPQVSVREQAGIIGSRLRSERVCSFRALVADADSTLVIVARFLALLELFREAAIAFEQAEALGELTVRWTGTDDGDIDVSDEFDEGDADGGDQPDAEEQPDQTTQESADHE from the coding sequence GTGGCGGCGCCCGAGGAGCAGGCCCCCACCCCTGAGCAGGACCAGATCACGCCGGGAGGCGTCATCACCCGGCGGGGTGCCGTCACGCCGTTCGAGGTGCACCTCGACGTCTTCTCGGGTCCGTTCGACCTGCTGCTGGGCCTGATCAGCAAGCACAAGCTCGACATCACCGAGATCGCGCTCGCCAAGGTCACCGACGAGTTCATCGCCCACATCAAGGCGGCTCGTGAGGCGGACAGGGACTGGGACCTGTCGCAGGCCTCGGAGTTCCTGCTCATCGCGGCGACGCTGCTCGACCTCAAGGCCTCGCGGCTGCTGCCGCAGACCGGGCCGCAGGACGAGGAGGACCTCGCGCTGATCGAGGCGCGGGACCTGCTGTTCGCGCGGCTGCTGCAGTACCGCGCGTTCAAGGACATCGCCTTCACCTTCGCCGAGCGGATGGCCACCGCCGGGCGGATGACCGCGCGCCAGGCCGGGCTCGAGCCGCAGTTCGCCAAGCTGCTGCCCGAGCTCGTCATGGGCATCACCCCCGAGCAGCTGGCGATGATCGCGGCCAAGGCGATGACGCCGAAGGTGGCGCCGTCGGTGGGCCTGGACCACCTGCACGCCCCGCAGGTCAGCGTGCGCGAGCAGGCGGGCATCATCGGCAGCCGGCTGCGGTCGGAGCGCGTGTGCTCGTTCCGGGCGCTCGTCGCGGACGCCGACAGCACGCTGGTCATCGTGGCGCGGTTCCTGGCCCTGCTCGAGCTGTTCCGCGAGGCGGCGATCGCCTTCGAGCAGGCCGAGGCCCTGGGCGAGCTGACGGTGCGCTGGACCGGCACGGACGACGGGGACATCGACGTGAGCGACGAGTTCGACGAGGGCGATGCCGACGGCGGCGACCAGCCGGACGCGGAAGAGCAGCCCGACCAGACGACGCAGGAGAGCGCCGACCATGAGTGA
- a CDS encoding MBL fold metallo-hydrolase, which produces MLTFAFPGRVIDANCYVLATGPGEECLVVDPGIGIEDTLREVLREHRLRPAAVLLTHGHLDHVYSVTPVCGGDTAAYVHTDDRYRLEDPLAHISAPLLAMVEQQFGARATWREPERVVEVTGGQTLELAGLTVDVVHAPGHTEGSVLFGVPTVPDGVADQVDVRSTVLSGDVLFAGSIGRTDLPGGSDTAMQRSLREVVLPLPDTTLVLPGHGPATTMDRERATNPYLQGL; this is translated from the coding sequence GTGCTCACGTTCGCCTTCCCCGGCAGGGTCATCGACGCCAACTGTTACGTCCTGGCCACCGGCCCGGGCGAGGAGTGCCTCGTCGTCGACCCCGGCATCGGCATCGAGGACACGCTGCGCGAGGTCCTGCGCGAGCACCGCCTGCGCCCGGCCGCGGTGCTGCTGACCCACGGCCACCTCGACCACGTCTACTCGGTGACGCCGGTCTGCGGCGGCGACACGGCGGCATACGTCCACACCGACGACCGCTACCGCCTGGAGGACCCGCTGGCGCACATCAGCGCACCCCTGCTGGCCATGGTGGAGCAGCAGTTCGGTGCACGTGCCACGTGGCGTGAGCCCGAGCGGGTCGTCGAGGTGACGGGCGGCCAGACGCTGGAGCTCGCCGGGCTCACGGTCGACGTCGTGCACGCGCCGGGCCACACGGAGGGCTCCGTCCTCTTCGGTGTGCCGACGGTGCCGGACGGCGTGGCCGACCAGGTGGACGTCCGCTCGACAGTCCTCAGCGGTGACGTGCTCTTCGCCGGGTCGATCGGGCGCACGGACCTGCCCGGGGGCAGCGACACCGCCATGCAGCGCTCCCTGCGCGAGGTCGTGCTGCCGCTGCCCGACACCACCCTCGTCCTGCCAGGCCACGGACCCGCGACCACGATGGACCGCGAGCGGGCGACCAACCCGTATCTGCAAGGCTTGTGA
- a CDS encoding peptidylprolyl isomerase, whose amino-acid sequence MTREQERARARRRAEKLDAKIAAREREAARNRQVAWVVAAVLVVVAAFVLLAGKLSGDQPSTPAAGSTAATSAPSASATTNASVPGCTPPPKAPTSVKKETLPDKKTAAGKTFTALVTTNCGDITFQLEGAKAPQTVASFVSLAKDGYFADSPCHRVTTSGIYVLQCGDPLGGTGTGPGYTFGLENTPKDGKYPKGTLAMARTNDPNSNADQFFIVYKDTDLSSVPAGYSVFGTVTSGMDIVEKIAAAGAAGGTGDGAPNAPISILKVAVTEKKA is encoded by the coding sequence GTGACCAGAGAGCAGGAGCGGGCCCGCGCACGCCGACGGGCCGAGAAGTTGGACGCCAAGATCGCCGCCAGGGAACGCGAGGCCGCCCGCAACCGCCAGGTCGCATGGGTGGTGGCTGCCGTCCTCGTCGTCGTCGCAGCCTTCGTCCTGCTGGCCGGGAAGCTGTCCGGCGACCAGCCCTCGACGCCGGCGGCAGGCTCGACCGCCGCCACGTCGGCGCCGTCCGCCTCGGCCACCACCAACGCCTCCGTCCCCGGCTGCACGCCTCCCCCGAAGGCGCCCACGAGCGTGAAGAAGGAGACGCTGCCGGACAAGAAGACGGCGGCCGGCAAGACGTTCACGGCGCTCGTCACGACGAACTGCGGCGACATCACCTTCCAGCTCGAAGGCGCCAAGGCGCCCCAGACGGTGGCCTCGTTCGTCTCGCTCGCCAAGGACGGCTACTTCGCCGACTCCCCCTGCCACCGCGTGACGACCTCCGGCATCTACGTGCTGCAGTGCGGCGACCCGCTCGGGGGCACCGGCACCGGCCCCGGGTACACGTTCGGTCTCGAGAACACGCCCAAGGACGGCAAGTACCCCAAGGGCACGCTCGCCATGGCGCGCACGAACGACCCCAACTCGAATGCCGACCAGTTCTTCATCGTCTACAAGGACACCGACCTCAGCAGCGTCCCGGCCGGCTACTCCGTCTTCGGCACGGTCACGTCCGGAATGGATATTGTCGAGAAGATCGCCGCAGCAGGTGCGGCCGGTGGCACCGGTGACGGGGCCCCGAACGCACCCATCAGCATCCTCAAGGTTGCTGTGACCGAGAAGAAGGCCTGA
- the scpB gene encoding SMC-Scp complex subunit ScpB, translating to MSEQQAETDPVVEEPATEVEPATEAPVAEEQFAFDVNDFPGGARSALEAVLMVVDEPVTEVALASALELPVDDVREHLEGLEREYAEQQRGFTLRSVAGGWRVYSRSDYAAVVEKFLLDGQQAKLTQASLETLAVIAYRQPISRSRVSAVRGVNVDGVVRTLLNRGLIEELGAEGDSGAVLYGTTDYFLQRLGLGSIDELPALAPYLPEVDVLDEIAEQGRA from the coding sequence ATGAGTGAGCAGCAGGCCGAGACCGACCCCGTGGTCGAGGAGCCGGCGACCGAGGTGGAGCCGGCGACCGAGGCGCCCGTGGCCGAGGAGCAGTTCGCGTTCGACGTCAACGACTTCCCGGGTGGCGCCCGGTCGGCGCTCGAGGCCGTCCTCATGGTCGTCGACGAGCCGGTCACCGAGGTCGCCCTGGCCTCCGCGCTCGAGCTGCCCGTCGACGACGTCCGCGAGCACCTCGAGGGCCTCGAGCGCGAGTATGCCGAGCAGCAGCGTGGGTTCACGCTGCGCAGCGTCGCGGGCGGCTGGCGTGTCTACAGCCGCAGCGACTACGCCGCGGTCGTCGAGAAGTTCCTGCTCGACGGGCAGCAGGCCAAGCTGACCCAGGCGTCGCTGGAGACCCTGGCCGTCATCGCCTACCGCCAGCCGATCTCCCGGTCGCGGGTCAGCGCGGTCCGCGGAGTCAACGTCGACGGCGTCGTGCGCACCCTGCTCAACCGCGGGCTCATCGAGGAGCTCGGCGCCGAGGGCGACTCCGGTGCCGTCCTCTACGGCACCACCGACTATTTCCTGCAACGCCTCGGCCTCGGCTCGATCGATGAGCTGCCGGCCCTGGCTCCCTACCTCCCGGAGGTCGACGTGCTCGACGAGATCGCAGAGCAGGGTCGCGCATGA
- a CDS encoding 4-alpha-glucanotransferase, with the protein MTASPVTDPRSSGVQCHVTSLPGGRLGDEARRFVDWLADAGQTLWQVLPVSVPDRHGSPYKSPSAFAASPALLEHPDAPVDPDEARAFAEQQAYWVRSWTDYGGDLDDQVRFGREWSALRAYAAERGVRLMGDVPIYVAPDGADERAWPEFFRTDAVAGVPPDAYAATGQLWGNPLYQWDVLREDGYRWWVERIRRTFALFDVVRVDHFRGFAAYWAVPAGAETALDGRWEPGPGRAVFDAATAELGTLPVLAEDLGDIDQPVVDLRRALGYPGMAVLQFAFEPAYADNVHDPERLGTNQVVYTGTHDNDTVCGWWAALPEERRRMARDACHRAGTRAGIDEEPSWALIELALAAPCGLAVMQAQDVLSLGSDARMNAPGIEGGWRWQMEPGALTPDLARRLRDLTEASGRLPAH; encoded by the coding sequence ATGACGGCCAGCCCGGTCACCGACCCGCGGTCCAGCGGGGTCCAGTGCCACGTCACCTCGCTGCCGGGCGGCCGCCTCGGCGACGAGGCTCGCCGGTTCGTCGACTGGCTCGCCGACGCGGGCCAGACGCTGTGGCAGGTGCTGCCCGTCTCCGTGCCCGACCGCCACGGTTCGCCGTACAAGTCCCCGTCGGCGTTCGCCGCCTCGCCGGCGCTGCTCGAGCACCCCGACGCGCCCGTCGACCCCGACGAGGCGCGGGCGTTCGCCGAGCAGCAGGCGTACTGGGTGCGCTCGTGGACCGACTACGGCGGCGACCTCGACGACCAGGTCCGGTTCGGCCGGGAGTGGTCGGCGCTGCGGGCGTATGCCGCCGAGCGCGGCGTCCGCCTCATGGGCGACGTGCCGATCTACGTGGCCCCGGACGGCGCCGACGAGCGCGCGTGGCCCGAGTTCTTCCGCACCGATGCCGTGGCCGGGGTGCCGCCGGACGCGTATGCCGCGACCGGCCAGCTGTGGGGCAACCCGCTGTACCAGTGGGACGTCCTGCGCGAGGACGGGTACCGGTGGTGGGTCGAGCGGATCCGCCGCACGTTCGCGCTGTTCGACGTCGTGCGCGTCGACCACTTCCGCGGGTTCGCGGCCTACTGGGCCGTCCCAGCGGGGGCCGAGACCGCGCTGGACGGCCGTTGGGAACCGGGGCCGGGCCGTGCGGTCTTCGACGCTGCCACGGCCGAGCTCGGGACGCTGCCCGTCCTGGCCGAGGACCTCGGTGACATCGACCAGCCGGTGGTCGACCTGCGCCGGGCGCTCGGCTACCCCGGGATGGCGGTGCTCCAGTTCGCGTTCGAGCCCGCCTACGCCGACAACGTCCACGACCCCGAGCGGCTCGGCACCAACCAGGTGGTCTACACCGGCACCCACGACAACGACACGGTGTGCGGCTGGTGGGCCGCCCTGCCAGAGGAGCGGCGCAGGATGGCGCGGGACGCCTGCCACCGGGCGGGGACGCGCGCCGGCATCGACGAGGAGCCGTCGTGGGCGCTGATCGAGCTGGCGCTCGCGGCACCCTGCGGGTTGGCGGTCATGCAAGCCCAGGACGTCCTGTCGCTCGGGTCGGACGCGCGGATGAACGCGCCCGGCATCGAGGGTGGGTGGCGCTGGCAGATGGAGCCGGGCGCGCTGACCCCGGACCTCGCGCGTCGCCTGCGCGACCTCACCGAGGCGTCAGGCCGGCTCCCCGCTCACTGA
- a CDS encoding pseudouridine synthase has product MTPPKNRGGAGGGRPQRPSRGGSGSGGGRPGTGGSRPGASGGRTRGAGAGTGGGPVPKRSDRPQRGSSGTTKRSQPTRIPREAARPDVDVHDPDGIRLQKLLAAAGVGSRRVCENLIAEGRVEVDGQVVTELGVRIRPDQVVHVDGLRVQLDENRLYFAFNKPLGVVTTMNDELGRINIGDYVGNREQRLFHVGRLDADTEGLLILTNDGDLAHRLQHPQYGVLKTYLAQIAGPVPRDLGRRLREGVELDDGPASVDSFRVVDSQPGRALVEVVLHEGRKHIVRRLLDAVGHPVLSLVRTQVGPIHLGDTKPGKMRKLNSDEVGKLYAAAGL; this is encoded by the coding sequence ATGACCCCGCCGAAGAACCGCGGCGGCGCCGGTGGCGGCCGTCCCCAGCGCCCGTCCCGAGGAGGATCCGGCTCCGGCGGTGGCCGTCCCGGCACGGGCGGCAGCCGTCCCGGAGCCTCCGGAGGTCGTACCCGCGGCGCCGGTGCGGGCACCGGGGGAGGCCCGGTTCCGAAGCGGTCCGACCGCCCCCAGCGCGGCAGCTCCGGCACGACCAAGCGCAGCCAGCCCACGCGCATCCCACGCGAGGCGGCCAGGCCGGACGTCGACGTCCACGACCCCGACGGCATCCGGCTGCAGAAGCTGCTCGCCGCGGCGGGGGTCGGCTCGCGCCGCGTGTGCGAGAACCTCATCGCCGAGGGGCGCGTCGAGGTCGACGGGCAGGTCGTGACCGAGCTCGGGGTGCGGATCCGTCCCGACCAGGTGGTCCACGTCGACGGGCTGCGCGTTCAGCTCGACGAGAACCGGCTGTACTTCGCGTTCAACAAGCCGCTCGGGGTCGTCACGACGATGAACGACGAGCTCGGCCGCATCAACATCGGCGACTACGTCGGCAACCGCGAGCAGCGGCTCTTCCACGTGGGCCGGCTCGACGCCGACACCGAGGGCCTGCTCATCCTGACCAACGACGGCGACCTCGCCCACCGGCTGCAGCACCCGCAGTACGGCGTGCTCAAGACCTACCTGGCGCAGATCGCCGGGCCGGTCCCGCGGGACCTCGGCCGGCGTCTGCGCGAGGGTGTCGAGCTCGACGACGGGCCCGCCAGTGTCGACTCGTTCCGTGTCGTGGACTCCCAGCCGGGCCGCGCGCTCGTCGAGGTGGTGCTGCACGAGGGGCGCAAGCACATCGTGCGCCGGCTGCTCGATGCCGTCGGTCACCCGGTGCTCTCGCTCGTGCGCACGCAGGTCGGCCCGATCCACCTCGGCGACACCAAGCCCGGCAAGATGCGCAAGCTCAACAGCGACGAGGTCGGCAAGCTCTACGCCGCCGCCGGCCTCTGA
- the hisS gene encoding histidine--tRNA ligase, with protein MKISPISGFPEYLPAQRIVEQHFLDVIRETFELHGFPSIETRAVEPVERLLGKGGDTDKEIYGIRRLANAEDPAAVADAELGLHFDLTVPFARYVLENAGHLAFPFRRHQIQKVWRGERPQEGRYREFTQADIDVVDVGELAPHFEAEMPLVVAEVFRKLPIGRMVIQVNNRKIPEGFYRGIGIDDVAGTLRIVDKLDKIGPARVKDALVEAGRTPEQADQCLALASIRTEDLSFVERVRELGVEHPTLDEGLEALAAVISTGMQNAPGALVAELKIARGLDYYTGTVYETQLEGYESWGSFCSGGRYDSLASDGRTTYPGVGISIGVSRLLGLLLSQGLVTATRSTPAAVLVAVTDEESRGASQSVATALRARGIACEVAPKPAKFGKQIRYAERRGIPFVWFAGAAEGGGDQVKDIRSGAQVDADAAAWNPPAEDLHPRVLRTGDRGAEDAPQE; from the coding sequence GTGAAGATCTCCCCGATCAGCGGATTCCCCGAGTACCTCCCGGCCCAGCGCATCGTCGAGCAGCACTTCCTCGACGTCATCCGCGAGACCTTCGAGCTGCACGGGTTCCCCTCGATCGAGACCCGCGCGGTGGAGCCGGTCGAGCGGCTGCTCGGCAAGGGCGGCGACACCGACAAGGAGATCTACGGCATCCGCCGGCTGGCGAACGCCGAGGACCCCGCCGCGGTCGCGGACGCCGAGCTCGGGCTGCACTTCGACCTCACCGTCCCGTTCGCGCGCTACGTGCTCGAGAACGCCGGACACCTCGCGTTCCCGTTCCGCCGCCACCAGATCCAGAAGGTGTGGCGCGGCGAACGGCCGCAGGAGGGCCGCTACCGCGAGTTCACCCAGGCCGACATCGACGTCGTCGACGTGGGGGAGCTGGCGCCGCACTTCGAGGCGGAGATGCCGCTCGTCGTCGCGGAGGTGTTCCGCAAGCTGCCGATCGGGCGCATGGTCATCCAGGTCAACAACCGCAAGATCCCCGAGGGCTTCTACCGCGGCATCGGGATCGATGACGTCGCAGGCACCCTGCGCATCGTCGACAAGCTCGACAAGATCGGCCCCGCCCGCGTCAAGGACGCGCTGGTCGAGGCGGGGCGCACGCCGGAGCAGGCCGACCAGTGCCTGGCGCTGGCCTCGATCCGTACCGAGGACCTGTCGTTCGTCGAGCGGGTGCGCGAGCTCGGGGTGGAGCACCCCACCCTCGACGAGGGCCTCGAGGCGCTGGCCGCGGTCATCAGCACGGGCATGCAGAACGCGCCGGGTGCGCTCGTGGCCGAGCTCAAGATCGCCCGCGGGCTCGACTACTACACCGGCACCGTCTACGAGACCCAGCTCGAGGGGTACGAGTCGTGGGGCTCGTTCTGCTCCGGCGGCCGGTACGACTCGCTCGCCTCGGACGGGAGGACCACCTACCCCGGCGTCGGCATCTCGATCGGCGTCTCGCGCCTGCTGGGCCTGCTGCTGTCGCAGGGGCTCGTCACGGCCACCCGCTCCACCCCGGCCGCCGTGCTCGTCGCCGTCACCGACGAGGAGTCCCGCGGGGCCTCCCAGTCGGTGGCCACCGCGCTGCGCGCGCGTGGCATCGCGTGCGAGGTCGCCCCGAAACCGGCGAAGTTCGGCAAGCAGATCCGGTACGCCGAGCGCCGCGGGATCCCGTTCGTCTGGTTCGCCGGCGCGGCCGAGGGCGGCGGCGACCAGGTGAAGGACATCCGCTCGGGAGCCCAGGTCGACGCCGACGCCGCGGCGTGGAACCCTCCTGCGGAGGACCTGCACCCGCGCGTCCTGCGCACCGGCGACCGGGGCGCCGAGGACGCACCCCAGGAGTAG
- a CDS encoding prephenate dehydrogenase, protein MTPSVRIVGTGLIGTSLGIALSRAGYAVSLADPSPTAVALARDLGAGAVAGADAPDPDVVVVAAPPDVAGAVVALELTSWPNAVVTDVASVKVAVLDDVRARGGDVTRYVGSHPMAGRERSGAVAARGDLFDGRAWVVVPHAASSAAAVQTVQELARAAGGTVSTMDPEAHDAAVAAVSHVPQVAASLVASRLRDLGEPAVALSGTGIRDVTRIAASDPQLWTQILSGNAAAVRHVLVDLRDELDQVVTALTRLSEGDAVGAREVLARVVAHGNAGHARIPGKHGAAPTAYGVVVVLVPDQPGELARLLHDVGDAGVNLEDLHLEHGLGQPFGLAEISVLPGVVERLGEELRVRGWRLHG, encoded by the coding sequence GTGACTCCCTCCGTGCGGATCGTCGGCACCGGCCTCATCGGGACCAGCCTGGGCATCGCCCTGAGCCGGGCCGGGTATGCCGTGTCGCTGGCCGACCCGTCGCCGACCGCCGTGGCGCTGGCCCGTGACCTCGGCGCAGGAGCGGTGGCAGGAGCAGACGCACCCGACCCCGACGTGGTCGTGGTCGCGGCGCCGCCGGACGTGGCGGGCGCCGTGGTCGCGCTGGAGCTCACGTCGTGGCCGAACGCCGTGGTCACCGATGTCGCCTCGGTCAAGGTCGCCGTCCTCGACGACGTCCGTGCACGGGGCGGGGACGTCACACGGTACGTCGGCTCCCACCCCATGGCGGGGCGCGAGCGGTCGGGGGCCGTGGCGGCCCGCGGCGACCTCTTCGACGGGCGGGCCTGGGTCGTGGTGCCGCACGCCGCGTCATCGGCGGCGGCCGTGCAGACCGTGCAGGAGCTGGCGCGCGCCGCCGGCGGCACCGTGTCGACCATGGACCCCGAGGCGCACGACGCAGCCGTCGCGGCGGTGTCGCACGTGCCTCAGGTCGCCGCCTCCCTGGTGGCGAGCCGGCTGCGCGACCTCGGCGAGCCCGCCGTCGCGCTCTCGGGCACCGGCATCCGCGACGTCACCCGGATCGCCGCCAGCGACCCCCAGCTCTGGACGCAGATCCTGTCCGGCAACGCGGCCGCGGTCCGCCACGTGCTCGTCGACCTCCGGGACGAGCTCGACCAGGTCGTCACCGCCCTGACCCGGCTGAGCGAGGGTGACGCCGTCGGCGCACGCGAGGTGCTGGCCCGGGTCGTCGCCCACGGGAACGCCGGCCACGCGCGGATCCCCGGCAAGCACGGCGCCGCGCCGACGGCATACGGCGTCGTGGTCGTGCTGGTCCCGGACCAGCCGGGCGAGCTCGCGCGGCTGCTGCACGACGTCGGCGACGCAGGCGTCAACCTCGAGGACCTCCACCTCGAGCACGGCCTCGGCCAGCCGTTCGGGCTCGCCGAGATCTCGGTGCTGCCCGGTGTCGTCGAGCGCCTCGGCGAGGAGCTGCGCGTCCGCGGCTGGCGGCTGCACGGCTGA
- a CDS encoding AAA family ATPase — translation MTARAGIPADRVGAISERLTDERNLTGSETPVDPEATTTHHQPSPSPEAAPHTSPSADGRLPGIEAAAAGQVGPTGRPMPDFPEPAPLDGHGPARIIAMCNQKGGVGKTTTTINLGAALAEVGRRVLLVDFDPQGALSVGLGVRANELDVTIYNLLIERGHDVRDVIQETATENLDVIPANIDLSAAEVQLVGEVAREQILARVLRPVMDDYDVILIDCQPSLGLLTVNALTAAHGVVIPLECEFFAMRGVALLVETIDKITDRLNPRLQVDGILATMFDSRTLHSKEVVRSVVDHFGDQVFHTVISRTVKFPDATLAAEPITSYASTHGAAAAYRQLARELIARGGAA, via the coding sequence ATGACCGCAAGGGCCGGCATACCCGCTGATAGGGTCGGGGCGATCAGCGAGAGGCTGACCGACGAACGCAACCTCACCGGGAGTGAAACGCCTGTGGACCCTGAGGCGACCACGACGCACCACCAGCCGTCGCCGTCACCCGAGGCGGCCCCCCACACCTCCCCGTCGGCCGACGGCCGGCTCCCCGGCATCGAGGCCGCCGCTGCCGGCCAGGTGGGCCCCACCGGCCGCCCGATGCCCGACTTCCCGGAGCCCGCGCCGCTGGACGGCCACGGACCCGCCCGCATCATCGCCATGTGCAACCAGAAGGGTGGCGTCGGCAAGACGACGACCACCATCAACCTGGGCGCCGCGCTGGCCGAGGTCGGCCGCCGCGTGCTGCTCGTCGACTTCGACCCCCAGGGCGCGCTGTCCGTGGGCCTGGGCGTGCGCGCCAACGAGCTCGACGTGACGATCTACAACCTGCTCATCGAGCGCGGCCACGACGTCCGGGACGTCATCCAGGAGACGGCCACCGAGAACCTCGACGTCATCCCGGCGAACATCGACCTGTCGGCGGCCGAGGTCCAGCTCGTCGGCGAGGTCGCCCGCGAGCAGATCCTTGCCCGGGTCCTGCGGCCGGTGATGGACGACTACGACGTCATCCTCATCGACTGCCAGCCCTCGCTCGGCCTGCTGACCGTCAACGCGCTGACCGCCGCCCACGGCGTGGTGATCCCGCTCGAGTGCGAGTTCTTCGCCATGCGCGGCGTCGCCCTGCTCGTGGAGACGATCGACAAGATCACCGACCGGCTCAACCCCCGCCTGCAGGTCGACGGCATCCTCGCGACGATGTTCGACTCGCGGACCCTGCACTCCAAGGAGGTCGTGCGCAGCGTCGTCGACCACTTCGGCGACCAGGTGTTCCACACCGTCATCAGCCGCACCGTGAAGTTCCCCGACGCCACGCTGGCGGCCGAGCCGATCACGTCCTACGCCTCCACCCACGGCGCGGCCGCGGCCTACCGCCAGCTCGCCCGCGAGCTCATCGCTCGGGGCGGTGCCGCCTGA
- the xerD gene encoding site-specific tyrosine recombinase XerD, which yields MPPTLPSVPPPSALERAVRGWLDHLDVERGASPHTLSSYRRDLARWTAYLQAKGVTEPGDVREGHVTDFLASLREGSEGHPPLAASSAARTLVAVRGFHRFLALEGDVATDPTAAVSPPTPPARLPKAITVEEVERLLAAAGVGDTPVALRDRALLEVLYGAGARISEAVGLDVDDIDTDEGVVRLFGKGRKERIVPLGSYAATALAAYLVRGRPALATQGRGTAAVFLNQRGNRLSRQSAWAAIRAAAERADLSGHLSPHTLRHSFATHLLDGGADVRVVQELLGHASVTTTQIYTLVTVQRLREVYAQSHPRAR from the coding sequence ATGCCGCCTACACTCCCATCCGTGCCACCTCCCAGCGCGCTCGAACGGGCCGTCCGGGGCTGGCTGGACCACCTCGACGTCGAGCGCGGTGCGAGCCCGCACACCCTGTCGTCCTACCGGCGTGACCTGGCCCGCTGGACGGCATACCTGCAGGCCAAGGGGGTCACGGAGCCGGGTGATGTGCGCGAGGGCCACGTCACCGACTTCCTCGCCTCGCTGCGCGAGGGCAGCGAGGGCCACCCGCCGCTGGCCGCGTCGTCGGCCGCCCGCACGCTGGTCGCGGTGCGCGGGTTCCACCGGTTCCTGGCGCTCGAGGGCGACGTCGCGACGGACCCGACGGCCGCCGTCAGCCCGCCGACGCCTCCCGCCCGGCTGCCGAAGGCGATCACGGTGGAGGAGGTCGAGCGGCTGCTCGCTGCCGCAGGCGTGGGCGACACCCCGGTGGCGCTGCGCGACCGGGCCCTGCTCGAGGTCCTGTACGGCGCGGGCGCGCGGATCAGCGAGGCGGTCGGCCTCGACGTCGACGACATCGACACCGACGAGGGCGTGGTCCGGCTCTTCGGCAAGGGGCGCAAGGAGCGGATCGTCCCCCTCGGCTCGTATGCCGCGACAGCCCTGGCGGCCTACCTCGTCCGGGGCCGGCCGGCCCTGGCGACGCAGGGGAGGGGCACTGCCGCAGTGTTCCTCAACCAGCGGGGCAACCGGCTCTCGCGGCAGTCGGCGTGGGCGGCGATCCGGGCCGCCGCCGAGCGGGCCGACCTGTCCGGCCACCTGTCGCCGCACACGCTGCGCCACTCGTTCGCGACCCACCTGCTCGACGGCGGTGCGGACGTGCGCGTCGTGCAGGAGCTGCTCGGGCACGCCTCGGTGACGACGACCCAGATCTACACGCTCGTCACGGTCCAGCGGCTGCGGGAGGTGTACGCCCAGTCGCACCCGCGGGCGCGGTGA